A single genomic interval of Helianthus annuus cultivar XRQ/B chromosome 6, HanXRQr2.0-SUNRISE, whole genome shotgun sequence harbors:
- the LOC110924993 gene encoding uncharacterized protein LOC110924993 encodes MIESARLAYIKTQQPKLRSQTFKNLNQSGQSDASNYGKRILLPSSFTGGARYMMQKYLDAMAICKAVGYPDLFITVTCNPNWPEIYRCLKDKWLNPQDRPDIIAWLFKIKINHLIQDFKKHKFFGGIQAIIYTIEFQKRGLPHAHICLFLSAESKFPTAKEIDLVISAEIPDKEMDAELYELVKQFMIHGPCGTDNPHCPCMVNLKCSKKFPKKYVDKTCVDSEGYPVYRRRQSCNTVEKNGVLIDNRFVVPYNAMLLKKYQCHINVEWCNQTGSIKYLFKYINKGPDRVTASVYESTTTANVNPQNEEMTNNENLSNKTEVDKVKAYLDCRYISACEAAWRIFKFDIHYGFPSVEILPFHCEDGQAIVYDDNSNLCDVVSNPTVKMSMFTEWMKCNQTDAFARTLKYIKFSRYFVWIRKARRWVRRKKPFGAVVDGKIYDTFKDACFARGLLDDDKEYLMAINEASTWATSDFLRTFFVMLLMSNSISRPDLVLPKEEIENICLSHIEKLLLGYGSTLSNFSDMPNVPDNYISALNNQLIMKELSYDRAILKRNL; translated from the exons ATGATAGAATCTGCACGGTTAGCTTACATAAAGACACAACAACCCAAACTTAGAAGTCAAACATTTAAGAATTTAAATCAAAGTGGCCAAAGCGATGCGTCAAATTATGGAAAACGAATTTTGTTGCCATCTTCATTTACCGGTGGAGCGAGATATATGATGCAAAAGTATCTAGATGCTATGGCAATCTGCAAAGCTGTAGGATATCCGGATCTCTTCATAACAGTCACTTGTAATCCCAATTGGCCTGAGATTTATAGATGTTTAAAAGACAAATGGTTGAACCCTCAAGATAGACCAGATATTATCGCATGGTTATTCAAAATTAAAATCAATCATCTAATTCAAGATTTCAAGAAACATAAATTCTTTGGTGGGATACAAGCAA TTATTTATACAATCGAATTTCAGAAACGTGGTCTCCCTCATGCTCATATATGTTTGTTCTTAAGTGCCGAGAGCAAGTTTCCAACGGCTAAAGAAATCGATTTGGTTATTAGTGCTGAAATACCTGACAAAGAGATGGATGCTGAACTATATGAACTTGTCAAACAATTTATGATCCATGGTCCTTGTGGTACAGACAATCCTCATTGTCCATGCATGGTTAATTTAAAATGTTCGAAGAAGTTTCCGAAAAAATATGTAGATAAGACTTGTGTTGATTCTGAAGGATATCCTGTCTACCGTCGTCGTCAATCATGCAACACAGTAGAAAAAAATGGCGTGTTGATTGACAATAGGTTTGTAGTTCCGTACAATGCTATGCTACTCAAAAAGTATCAGTGCCACATAAATGTTGAGTGGTGTAACCAAACAGGATCCATCAAATATCTGTTCAAATACATTAATAAGGGTCCGGATAGAGTTACAGCTTCTGTTTACGAAAGTACCACCACTGCTAATGTGAACCCTCAAAACGAGGAAATGACAAATAATGAAAATCTGTCAAACAAAACAGAAGTAGATAAAGTTAAAGCATATCTTGATTGTAGATATATTTCAGCGTGTGAAGCTGCTTGGAGAATCTTTAAGTTTGACATACACTATGGATTTCCATCTGTTGAAATATTACCTTTTCACTGTGAAGATGGTCAGGCTATTGTTTATGACGATAATTCAAACTTGTGTGACGTGGTCAGTAACCCAACTGTGAAAATGTCTATGTTCACAGAATGGATGAAATGTAATCAAACGGATGCATTTGCTAGAACGTTGAAGTATATAAAGTTCTCCAGATACTTTGTATGGATACGCAAAGCACGAAGGTGGGTACGTAGAAAAAAACCTTTTGGTGCAGTTG TTGATGGAAAAATATATGATACCTTTAAAGATGCATGTTTCGCTCGCGGTCTGTTGGACGATGATAAGGAGTATTTAATGGCCATTAATGAAGCAAGTACATGGGCCACTTCTGATTTCTTGCGTACATTTTTTGTAATGCTGTTGATGTCAAACTCCATTTCTAGGCCGG atttggTTCTTCCAAAGGAAGAGATTGAAAACATTTGCTTATCACATATCGAAAAACTGTTACTTGGTTATGGAAGTACGTTAAGCAACTTTTCTGACATGCCAAATGTTCCTGACAACTACATTTCAGCATTGAACAATCAATTGATAATGAAGGAACTTTCGTATGATCGGGCTATCTTAAAAAGGAACTTGTAG
- the LOC110924992 gene encoding ATP-dependent DNA helicase PIF1-like — MPGEKKVYLSSDTLCESEDQTDLNIALFPPDVLNKLHQSGLPNHKLVLKVGAPVMLLRNIDQTNGLCNGTRLQVTKLGKLVIEAKIITGNNIGHHTLISRLKMTPSDKRLPVKIARRQFPISLCFAMTINKRQGQSLERVGLYLPRPVFSHGQLYVVVSRVKSMKGLKILICDRGKQVCKTTTNVVYKEVLQNL; from the coding sequence ATGCCTGGTGAAAAAAAGGTATATCTCAGTTCAGATACTTTATGTGAGTCTGAGGATCAAACCGACCTTAACATTGCATTGTTTCCTCCGGATGTATTAAACAAATTGCATCAGTCAGGATTACCTAACCATAAATTGGTTCTCAAAGTTGGAGCTCCGGTAATGTTACTTAGAAACATTGATCAAACAAATGGTCTGTGTAACGGTACACGACTTCAAGTAACAAAACTTGGAAAACTTGTAATCGAAGCAAAGATTATTACCGGAAATAATATAggtcatcatactttgatttcaagATTGAAAATGACACCGTCCGATAAAAGATTACCGGTGAAAATTGCACGAAGACAGTTCCCAATATCTCTATGCTTTGCAATGACCATCAACAAAAGGCAGGGACAATCACTTGAACGTGTAGGCTTATATCTTCCACGGCCGGTTTTTAGTCATGGACAACTATACGTTGTTGTATCTCGAGTAAAGAGCATGAAGGGTTTGAAGATCTTGATATGTGACAGGGGAAAACAAGTGTGTAAAACCACAACTAACGTGGTCTACAAAGAAGTTCTACAAAATCTATAG